Proteins from one Tsuneonella aeria genomic window:
- the lpdA gene encoding dihydrolipoyl dehydrogenase produces MADTQYDVIVLGSGPGGYVAAIRCAQLGLKTAIVERELLGGICLNWGCIPTKALLRSAEIKHYMDHAADYGLKVAGAIEADLGAVVKRSRGVAKQLNAGVTHLMKKNKITVHMGEGTLTGPTSLTVKAEKGEEKLTAKHVIVATGARARELPFAKADGKRVWTYRHAMTPGEMPTKLLVIGSGAIGIEFASFYNDMGAHVTVVEMLDRIVPVEDADISAFLEKSLTKQGMTIMTGAGVESLEVGADGVKAKIKARDGNVSEGEFSHVIVAVGIVPNTENIGLEKLAEMDRGFIQIDPYGRTKSKGLWAIGDCTPGPWLAHKASHEGVTAAEAIAQELGNKDVNPHPLDRNNIPGCTYCHPQVASVGMTEAKAREAGHEVKAGTFPFIGNGKAIALGEAEGFIKTVFDARTGELLGAHMIGAEVTELIQGYVVGKTLETTESELMQSVFPHPTLSEMMHESVLAAYGRALHI; encoded by the coding sequence CGGCGGCATCTGCCTCAACTGGGGCTGCATCCCGACCAAGGCGCTGCTGCGATCGGCCGAGATCAAGCACTATATGGACCACGCCGCTGATTACGGCCTCAAGGTCGCCGGCGCGATCGAGGCTGACCTGGGCGCAGTCGTCAAGCGCAGCCGGGGAGTCGCCAAGCAGCTCAATGCCGGCGTCACCCACCTGATGAAGAAGAACAAGATCACAGTGCACATGGGCGAAGGCACTCTGACCGGCCCGACCTCGCTGACCGTGAAAGCCGAGAAGGGCGAGGAGAAACTCACGGCCAAGCACGTGATCGTCGCCACCGGGGCCCGCGCGCGCGAATTGCCCTTCGCCAAGGCGGACGGCAAGCGCGTGTGGACCTATCGCCATGCGATGACCCCAGGCGAGATGCCGACCAAGCTGCTGGTCATCGGCAGCGGCGCGATCGGGATCGAATTCGCCAGCTTCTACAATGACATGGGTGCCCACGTGACCGTGGTCGAGATGCTCGACCGGATCGTGCCGGTGGAGGATGCCGACATCTCGGCCTTTCTCGAGAAGAGCCTGACCAAGCAGGGCATGACGATCATGACCGGCGCCGGTGTGGAGTCGCTCGAGGTCGGGGCGGACGGCGTGAAAGCGAAGATCAAGGCGAGGGACGGCAATGTCTCTGAAGGCGAGTTCAGCCACGTCATCGTCGCGGTCGGCATCGTGCCGAACACCGAGAACATCGGGCTGGAAAAGCTCGCAGAGATGGACCGCGGGTTCATCCAGATCGATCCCTATGGCCGCACGAAGTCGAAGGGTCTGTGGGCCATCGGCGACTGCACGCCGGGCCCATGGCTAGCACACAAGGCCAGCCACGAAGGCGTCACCGCGGCAGAGGCGATCGCTCAGGAACTGGGCAACAAGGACGTCAACCCGCACCCGCTGGACCGCAACAACATCCCCGGCTGCACTTATTGCCACCCCCAAGTGGCATCGGTGGGCATGACGGAGGCCAAGGCCAGGGAGGCCGGCCATGAGGTGAAGGCGGGGACCTTCCCCTTTATCGGCAACGGCAAGGCCATCGCGCTCGGCGAGGCGGAGGGCTTCATCAAGACCGTCTTCGACGCCCGGACCGGCGAACTTCTGGGTGCGCACATGATCGGTGCGGAAGTGACCGAGCTCATCCAGGGCTACGTCGTAGGCAAGACGCTGGAGACAACCGAAAGCGAGCTGATGCAGAGCGTTTTCCCGCACCCGACGCTGAGCGAGATGATGCACGAAAGCGTTCTCGCAGCGTACGGCCGGGCGCTGCATATCTGA
- a CDS encoding glycosyltransferase, which yields MILATVGTQLPFPRLLESLDRIAGRSGLHIVAQICQAPGPYPHLEQHAFIEPARFDALLSEASVLIGHAGIGTIFAAARSRIPLILFPRQFALNEHRNDHQMATARAFEDRPGIHVAWTDNDLERLVLTPGLEPMGEDSWTQREPLLATLRAFFASL from the coding sequence GTGATCCTGGCAACCGTCGGCACGCAGCTGCCCTTCCCGCGCCTGCTTGAATCGCTCGACCGGATCGCGGGGCGGAGCGGGCTCCATATAGTCGCGCAAATATGCCAGGCGCCCGGCCCCTACCCGCATCTCGAACAGCACGCCTTTATCGAACCTGCGCGCTTTGACGCTTTGCTATCTGAAGCGTCGGTCCTGATCGGCCACGCGGGAATCGGCACGATCTTCGCCGCGGCGCGGAGCCGCATACCCCTGATCCTGTTCCCCCGCCAATTCGCCTTGAACGAGCACCGAAACGATCACCAGATGGCCACGGCCCGGGCGTTCGAAGACCGTCCCGGCATTCACGTCGCCTGGACCGATAACGACCTGGAACGGCTGGTTCTGACCCCCGGCCTCGAGCCGATGGGGGAGGACAGTTGGACGCAGCGGGAACCGCTTCTCGCCACGCTTCGCGCGTTTTTCGCCAGCCTCTGA
- a CDS encoding UDP-N-acetylglucosamine--LPS N-acetylglucosamine transferase: MLAIASGGGHWDELLQLRGAFQDTTVHYATTLPGLADRAGIRAHVIPDCNRKQPLRALRCAFALTALLVIVQPTVVVTTGALPGLLAIAIARKMGVRTVWIDSVANADEMSLAGQKARRHADLWLTQWPAIAQQTGATYSGAVL, from the coding sequence GTGCTGGCCATTGCCTCGGGCGGGGGGCATTGGGACGAACTCCTGCAGCTTCGCGGGGCGTTCCAGGACACGACGGTCCATTACGCCACGACACTCCCCGGTCTCGCCGACCGTGCCGGCATTCGCGCGCACGTGATCCCCGATTGCAATCGCAAACAGCCGCTGCGAGCGCTGCGCTGTGCGTTCGCGCTGACAGCCCTGCTCGTGATCGTCCAGCCGACCGTGGTGGTGACAACCGGCGCGCTCCCCGGCCTGCTCGCTATCGCCATCGCGCGCAAGATGGGCGTGCGAACGGTCTGGATCGACAGCGTGGCCAATGCCGATGAGATGTCCCTTGCGGGCCAGAAGGCGCGGCGCCACGCGGATCTGTGGTTGACGCAATGGCCCGCGATCGCCCAACAAACGGGCGCGACCTATTCGGGCGCGGTGCTGTGA
- a CDS encoding glycosyltransferase, whose product MTGQAGFTVIVPAHDEARVIGRTLQSMRRGAGARDHFHVIVVPNGCTDDTADAARRADPAAEVIEIAQGSKSAAINEGLRRTKMFPVLVVDADIGIEYPALLGLAEALREPGVMVASPAPHVVTENSDRWTRAYYRVWSRHGYRAEGVGGSGVYGLSKEGAAMLGSLPPVIADDTYVRWSFPLSQQRRVSAFGEIPVKSVVEAPRTVTQLVACEARWHAGNVQLRKLKAGPGPTRAHLGGGVSPIDRIIYLCIKLLGRVRYAINVMTGRAGVWHRDTSTR is encoded by the coding sequence ATGACGGGCCAGGCGGGCTTCACCGTGATCGTGCCGGCGCATGACGAGGCGCGAGTCATCGGACGGACCTTGCAGTCGATGCGGCGCGGGGCAGGCGCACGCGATCACTTTCACGTCATCGTAGTGCCGAACGGATGCACCGACGACACCGCGGACGCCGCCCGCCGCGCAGATCCGGCCGCCGAGGTGATCGAGATCGCTCAAGGATCCAAATCGGCCGCCATCAACGAAGGGTTGCGCAGGACCAAGATGTTTCCCGTCCTTGTCGTCGATGCCGATATCGGGATCGAGTATCCGGCGCTCCTGGGTTTGGCCGAAGCATTGCGGGAACCGGGTGTCATGGTCGCTTCGCCCGCACCGCATGTCGTCACCGAGAATTCCGATCGCTGGACGCGGGCCTATTACCGCGTCTGGTCCCGTCACGGATACCGGGCGGAAGGCGTCGGCGGCAGCGGCGTGTACGGCCTTTCTAAGGAAGGCGCGGCCATGCTGGGTTCGCTGCCGCCGGTCATTGCCGACGACACGTATGTGCGCTGGTCGTTCCCGCTCTCACAGCAGCGGCGCGTGTCCGCGTTCGGCGAAATCCCCGTCAAATCCGTCGTCGAGGCACCCCGGACCGTGACCCAGCTCGTTGCGTGCGAGGCGCGCTGGCACGCGGGAAACGTCCAGCTACGCAAGCTGAAAGCCGGCCCCGGCCCTACGCGCGCCCATCTCGGGGGAGGGGTCTCGCCGATCGACCGGATCATCTATCTCTGCATAAAGCTGCTCGGGCGCGTTCGTTATGCGATCAACGTAATGACCGGGCGTGCGGGGGTCTGGCATCGTGACACGTCGACGCGCTGA